Proteins from a single region of Tindallia magadiensis:
- a CDS encoding OsmC family protein, translating into MAMVEVSFPGGKKVDAHTKGFTINTDQSVAAGGEHSAPSPFDLFLASIATCAGIYAVSFCQSKELSTEGLKLELDGERDSETGLIGKMTLSLALPEGFPDKYKNAIQKSMELCTVKKHLANPPSFEMKLI; encoded by the coding sequence ATGGCAATGGTAGAAGTTAGTTTCCCAGGTGGGAAAAAAGTAGACGCACATACGAAAGGATTTACAATCAATACAGACCAGTCCGTAGCTGCTGGAGGAGAGCACTCAGCACCGTCTCCCTTTGATCTTTTTCTAGCTTCCATAGCAACTTGCGCAGGTATATACGCTGTGAGCTTTTGTCAAAGCAAGGAACTTAGCACGGAAGGCCTTAAGCTTGAGCTAGACGGAGAAAGAGACTCGGAAACGGGACTTATAGGGAAAATGACACTCAGCTTGGCTCTTCCTGAAGGATTCCCTGACAAGTACAAGAATGCGATACAGAAGTCTATGGAGCTTTGTACAGTAAAGAAACATTTAGCGAATCCTCCAAGTTTTGAAATGAAGTTGATTTAG
- a CDS encoding 23S rRNA (pseudouridine(1915)-N(3))-methyltransferase RlmH → MKMILLEQIYKGFRISRNKPYYKRVLLISQRPCSVQ, encoded by the coding sequence ATGAAAATGATCCTGTTAGAGCAAATCTATAAAGGATTTCGAATCAGCAGAAATAAACCCTACTACAAACGAGTACTCTTAATTTCCCAAAGACCATGCTCCGTACAATAA
- a CDS encoding phage integrase N-terminal SAM-like domain-containing protein, which produces MKRFLEYTNKDILALDKEDVEQYIFVLLHDQGSSHSYVNQALSAIKFFLQFVLKHKPLICEMPRPKKRE; this is translated from the coding sequence ATGAAGCGATTTTTAGAGTATACCAACAAAGATATTCTGGCACTTGACAAAGAAGATGTTGAACAGTACATATTTGTCTTGTTACATGATCAAGGAAGCAGTCACTCCTACGTCAATCAGGCATTGAGTGCAATCAAGTTCTTCTTACAATTTGTCCTGAAACATAAACCGTTGATTTGCGAAATGCCAAGACCTAAAAAAAGAGAATAG
- a CDS encoding GNAT family N-acetyltransferase: MFEINSTKLEILKPLLNSKNSNYPLLKSIIFNKNKGKAYVDCLDKPSAAGILSADNWFYLLGENTSDDFSEKLEALLLKKIFKDNLQILWFGIPNEWKVKMLQNTYVDIKDYPRNEYEFIEHDYNTCAGDYIEYKLKSISSENIDEVFEYNQGLYTFWRTKELFMGNGFGYILLDDNKIIAHSISATVEDLEVEIDIGTKKEYRGKGIARYLASCLIDECLQRAMIPKWDCGVWNIPSDKLALKLGFKRIKEYPFSIIYKK, translated from the coding sequence ATGTTTGAGATTAACAGTACAAAACTAGAAATATTGAAACCCTTACTAAATTCTAAGAATTCCAATTACCCTTTACTAAAATCAATAATTTTTAATAAAAATAAAGGAAAAGCATATGTAGATTGTTTAGATAAGCCCTCTGCGGCAGGAATATTAAGTGCTGATAATTGGTTCTATTTACTAGGAGAAAATACAAGTGATGACTTTAGTGAAAAATTAGAGGCTTTACTTCTTAAAAAGATTTTTAAAGATAATTTGCAAATACTTTGGTTTGGAATTCCTAATGAGTGGAAAGTTAAAATGCTTCAGAATACATATGTAGATATTAAAGATTATCCTAGAAATGAATATGAATTTATAGAGCATGATTATAATACATGTGCAGGAGATTATATAGAATATAAATTGAAATCAATCTCTTCAGAAAACATTGATGAGGTTTTTGAATATAACCAGGGGCTATACACGTTTTGGAGAACAAAAGAATTGTTCATGGGAAATGGATTTGGATATATCCTATTAGATGATAACAAAATAATAGCTCATTCTATAAGTGCAACAGTAGAAGATTTAGAGGTAGAAATTGATATTGGAACAAAAAAAGAATATAGAGGAAAAGGAATAGCTAGATATCTTGCTTCATGTCTAATTGATGAGTGTCTACAACGAGCTATGATACCTAAATGGGATTGTGGTGTGTGGAACATACCATCAGACAAGTTAGCTCTAAAACTAGGGTTTAAGAGAATAAAAGAATATCCATTTAGTATTATTTATAAAAAATAG
- a CDS encoding nucleotidyltransferase domain-containing protein: MINPLVQLISDWAGEYLNDVYLSGSRAKGTAIYLSADIDLFISLKSTTDKTLSEIYDSLYRYFNYKGYKVSKQNVSIGVNIAGKQVDLVPATKRPGNTNYHSFYISKQNTWTQTNVIEHINKVENYDRLFEIFLLKHGVIYTN, translated from the coding sequence GTGATAAATCCCTTAGTACAGCTTATTTCTGACTGGGCTGGAGAATATCTCAATGATGTTTACCTATCTGGTTCTAGGGCTAAAGGCACTGCAATTTACCTATCTGCCGATATTGATTTATTTATTTCGTTAAAATCTACTACAGATAAAACTCTTAGTGAAATATATGATTCACTTTATAGATACTTTAATTATAAAGGATATAAAGTGAGCAAACAAAATGTTTCTATTGGTGTGAACATAGCTGGAAAGCAAGTAGATTTAGTACCAGCAACGAAGAGGCCTGGCAACACAAATTATCATAGCTTTTACATCAGTAAGCAAAATACATGGACTCAAACTAATGTAATTGAGCATATAAATAAGGTTGAAAATTATGATAGGTTATTTGAGATTTTTTTGTTAAAACATGGCGTCATCTACACAAACTAG
- a CDS encoding DUF6602 domain-containing protein: MTSKVNMRELFHGMQQEMTQKLNLLRKNVVHAPTKGDAVELSWIEFLATYLPNRYCVDTAFIVDNTGACSEQIDLVIYDQQYSPFVFCHAGVKYIPAESVYAIFEVKQTLNKRHIIYAGEKAQSVRALKRTSVPIVHAGGTYPPRPVFDIVAGIITTSSDWTPTFGRAFQKVTETLMPLQCLNIGCVLDGGSFLLKPDETFEISSSEEALIFFFIKLFTQLQNLGTVPAMNIDLYSQALDSI, translated from the coding sequence ATGACTAGTAAAGTGAATATGAGAGAATTATTTCATGGAATGCAGCAAGAAATGACTCAGAAACTAAATTTACTACGCAAGAATGTTGTTCATGCTCCAACAAAAGGAGATGCTGTTGAATTAAGCTGGATCGAGTTTCTAGCCACTTACTTACCGAACCGATACTGTGTAGACACTGCTTTCATTGTGGATAATACTGGTGCATGTAGTGAGCAGATAGATCTGGTCATTTACGATCAACAGTACTCCCCTTTTGTTTTTTGTCACGCTGGTGTTAAATATATACCTGCTGAGAGTGTCTACGCAATCTTTGAAGTAAAGCAAACACTAAACAAGCGACACATTATTTATGCGGGTGAGAAGGCACAGTCGGTTCGTGCACTCAAGCGTACGTCTGTGCCTATCGTTCATGCTGGTGGTACTTATCCACCAAGACCTGTTTTCGATATCGTAGCTGGCATTATTACCACATCCTCCGATTGGACCCCAACATTTGGAAGAGCATTTCAGAAGGTGACTGAAACGCTAATGCCCTTGCAATGTCTTAATATCGGATGTGTGCTGGATGGCGGTTCATTTCTCCTAAAGCCAGATGAGACATTTGAAATCAGTTCAAGTGAGGAGGCTTTAATTTTCTTTTTTATTAAATTGTTTACTCAGCTACAAAATCTGGGGACTGTTCCTGCAATGAACATTGATTTATATAGTCAGGCACTTGACTCCATTTAG
- a CDS encoding CD3073 family putative ECF transporter S component: MSTTPFRSNRAMILASMGIVINIVLGTIVSTLQIPLLFLDTMGTILVATVLGPLAGAMTGGLTNIIQGAITNPRSIPFALVNIAIGVIVGLVAKRFRFDLKTAIITGLALAIIAPLIGTPISIIMFGGLTGGGTDIIVAWLLASGQRIFTAAFIPRVTGNLVDKVASCIFVVMMLKYIPQDLFTTKAIDYD; this comes from the coding sequence ATGTCAACAACACCTTTTCGATCTAACCGTGCAATGATTCTAGCTTCTATGGGGATTGTCATTAATATTGTTCTGGGCACGATTGTTTCAACGCTGCAGATTCCACTATTATTTCTTGACACTATGGGTACTATTCTGGTAGCAACCGTGCTGGGACCACTGGCAGGAGCCATGACTGGAGGTCTTACGAACATTATCCAGGGAGCCATAACCAATCCTCGCAGCATTCCATTTGCACTGGTTAACATCGCCATCGGGGTCATTGTCGGTCTTGTTGCAAAGCGCTTCCGATTTGATTTAAAGACAGCCATTATCACCGGCCTTGCCTTGGCCATTATTGCGCCACTAATCGGAACGCCTATTTCAATTATTATGTTTGGTGGTCTTACCGGTGGTGGAACAGACATAATAGTAGCGTGGTTACTGGCCAGCGGACAACGAATTTTCACAGCAGCATTTATTCCCAGAGTTACCGGAAATCTGGTTGATAAGGTCGCTAGCTGTATTTTCGTTGTCATGATGCTTAAGTATATTCCACAGGACTTGTTTACCACAAAGGCTATCGATTATGATTAG
- a CDS encoding CD3072 family TudS-related putative desulfidase — protein MIRRKKQLIITAHCVLNQNTVIRDWERAEGGFNELIKIILSENLGIVQLQCPEFAFSGEARPPRTKQEYDTPEFRNLCKNLLEPTVEQLKEYHSKGYFFVGMIGISKSPSCDIQRNRGVFMEVLLSMLSRNNIHLETFDIPEDYHEGNSRDVCSAFRQFINNQKGRTE, from the coding sequence ATGATTAGGCGTAAAAAACAATTGATTATTACAGCTCACTGCGTTCTAAATCAAAATACTGTAATTCGCGACTGGGAGCGAGCAGAAGGCGGCTTTAATGAGCTTATAAAAATAATCTTGTCAGAGAATCTGGGTATTGTTCAGTTACAATGTCCGGAATTTGCCTTTTCAGGAGAAGCAAGACCACCTCGTACGAAGCAGGAATATGATACACCTGAATTCAGAAATCTTTGCAAAAATTTGTTGGAACCAACGGTCGAACAATTAAAAGAATATCATAGCAAAGGGTATTTTTTTGTTGGAATGATCGGTATTAGCAAAAGTCCTTCTTGTGATATTCAAAGAAACCGCGGTGTTTTTATGGAAGTTTTGTTGTCAATGCTTTCTAGGAATAACATCCACTTAGAAACCTTTGATATTCCAGAAGATTATCATGAAGGCAACTCGAGAGATGTATGTAGCGCTTTTCGACAATTTATCAATAACCAAAAAGGTAGAACGGAATAA
- the rbsB gene encoding ribose ABC transporter substrate-binding protein RbsB → MRKFKKLLAVGGILVLLLGVLAGCGGDTAEEAPEVDVEVEQEVDTVEEATGDIGLVISTLNNPFFVSLEEGAEEAAQALGYNLIVLDSRDDSAQELSNVEDLVQQEVAAILINPVDSDAVESAIQMANEANIPVITLDRSAEGGEVVAHVASDNVAGGEMAGQFIVEQLAGEGKVVELEGVPGASAARDRGAGFNAAIEGTDIEVVARQTANFNREEGLSVMENILEAEETIDAVFAHNDEMALGALQAIEASGREIMVVGFDATDDAQAAVAEGKMAATVAQQPELIGSLGIDTAAALLAGVEVDSYIPVDLELITE, encoded by the coding sequence ATGAGAAAGTTTAAGAAGCTTTTAGCTGTAGGAGGAATCCTAGTACTTTTACTGGGAGTATTAGCAGGTTGTGGTGGAGACACCGCTGAAGAAGCACCAGAAGTAGATGTAGAAGTAGAACAGGAAGTAGACACCGTTGAAGAAGCAACAGGAGATATTGGTCTTGTCATCTCCACGCTGAACAACCCATTCTTTGTTTCCTTAGAAGAAGGAGCTGAAGAAGCAGCACAAGCCCTTGGTTACAACTTAATCGTACTGGATTCCAGAGACGATTCCGCTCAGGAACTGTCTAATGTAGAAGACCTGGTACAACAAGAAGTAGCTGCGATACTAATCAACCCAGTGGATAGCGATGCTGTAGAAAGCGCTATTCAAATGGCCAACGAAGCTAACATCCCTGTGATCACCTTAGACAGAAGTGCCGAAGGTGGCGAAGTGGTAGCTCACGTAGCTTCTGATAACGTAGCCGGAGGAGAAATGGCTGGACAATTTATTGTTGAGCAGCTGGCAGGCGAAGGAAAAGTAGTTGAATTAGAAGGCGTTCCAGGAGCTTCTGCTGCAAGAGATCGAGGAGCAGGTTTTAATGCCGCTATTGAAGGAACGGATATTGAAGTAGTTGCACGCCAAACCGCTAACTTCAACCGAGAAGAAGGTCTTAGCGTTATGGAAAATATATTGGAAGCCGAAGAAACCATTGATGCTGTATTTGCACACAATGACGAAATGGCTTTAGGTGCTTTACAAGCCATCGAAGCATCCGGCCGAGAAATCATGGTAGTAGGTTTTGACGCGACTGACGATGCTCAGGCAGCCGTTGCAGAAGGTAAAATGGCCGCAACTGTTGCACAGCAACCAGAGCTTATTGGATCTCTGGGCATTGACACAGCTGCTGCTCTATTAGCAGGAGTAGAAGTAGACAGCTACATTCCAGTAGATTTAGAATTAATCACAGAGTAA
- a CDS encoding ABC transporter permease, producing MSRINAKLTAWKEQIKKDDLKTNLLKFQSIIGLVLICVVLSFLTPRFLTVTNLFNVLRQTSLNAIMAVGLTFVILTGGIDLSVGSILAFSGVSAALVSQMGLPAPMAMAIGLLAGSGLGFINGLVITKGKVPPFIATLAMMTMARGGTLVISGGRPISGLDEGFHFIGRGMVGVVPVPVILTIITFLFAYYILTQTRQGRYIYATGSNEEAARLTGIHTDRIKLFAYTLSGFTAALAAMIIISRLGSAPPTIGDGAELDAIAAVVIGGTSLAGGIGSIFGTFIGATIIGVLNNGLNLLNVSSYYQLVVRGVVILIAVLLDRKKAD from the coding sequence GTGAGCCGTATAAACGCTAAGCTGACCGCGTGGAAAGAACAAATAAAAAAAGACGATCTGAAAACCAATTTGTTGAAATTTCAATCCATCATTGGCTTAGTGTTAATTTGTGTGGTACTGAGCTTTTTGACACCCAGGTTTCTCACCGTCACCAACCTGTTTAACGTTCTTAGGCAGACATCCTTAAACGCTATTATGGCCGTAGGGTTAACCTTCGTTATCTTAACCGGAGGCATCGACTTATCCGTAGGCTCCATTCTGGCCTTTTCCGGTGTTAGTGCCGCCCTCGTATCCCAAATGGGCTTACCGGCACCGATGGCGATGGCCATTGGACTATTGGCCGGCAGTGGGTTAGGATTTATCAACGGGCTGGTCATTACCAAAGGGAAAGTACCACCCTTTATTGCTACCTTAGCTATGATGACCATGGCCAGAGGGGGAACACTGGTCATTAGCGGTGGACGACCCATCAGTGGCCTAGATGAAGGCTTTCACTTTATCGGCAGAGGCATGGTGGGTGTGGTACCGGTACCAGTTATTCTAACGATCATCACCTTTTTGTTTGCTTACTATATCTTGACACAAACCAGGCAGGGCCGATACATTTACGCTACCGGAAGCAATGAGGAAGCGGCTCGCTTAACAGGAATCCATACCGACCGGATCAAGCTGTTTGCCTATACACTATCCGGGTTTACAGCCGCATTGGCCGCAATGATCATTATTTCCCGATTAGGCTCTGCACCGCCTACCATAGGGGATGGAGCAGAACTGGACGCTATTGCCGCCGTGGTTATTGGAGGAACCAGTCTTGCCGGAGGAATTGGAAGCATCTTCGGAACCTTTATCGGAGCCACTATCATTGGCGTTCTCAACAATGGGCTGAACTTACTGAATGTATCCTCCTATTACCAACTGGTGGTTCGAGGCGTAGTTATTCTGATTGCTGTTTTATTAGATCGTAAAAAGGCTGATTAA
- a CDS encoding sugar ABC transporter ATP-binding protein: MALLEMQAISKSFPGVRALDEVSLDLDKGEVLALLGENGAGKSTLMKILSGVYQADEGTFLIDGQPVSITSPQEAMARGIGIIHQELSLIPHLSIRENIFLGREKVHPITKKIDWHYLSQESEKRLAELGITDIDVTRPVKNLSIGIQQMVEIARILSMNCRIIIMDEPTDALTPQEAKTLFQVINALRKAGKGIIYISHKLEEIFEIADRIHVLRDGSHVDTKAVSEVNTDQLIHMMVGRNLEDKFPWVAPKPENPILELKNVTAPGHVYDIDLVARKGEVLGIFGLMGAGRTELCKTIFGVYPYEGEIQLEGCPVKIKKPKDAIDKGIVYLSENRKSEGLFLDHEVYRNVTLASLGELTTATGRLKKAEEKKAVREYVDKLRVKTPTIAQKVKNLSGGNQQKLVFAKWLMTNPKVLILDEPTRGVDVGAKVEIYHLINELKQKDVTIIMISSELPEVMGISDRILTMHKGRITGEFHHEEATQEKIMERAVGGIS; the protein is encoded by the coding sequence ATGGCCTTACTGGAGATGCAAGCCATCAGCAAAAGCTTTCCCGGTGTACGAGCTTTGGACGAGGTAAGCCTGGACTTAGATAAGGGAGAAGTCCTAGCTCTTTTAGGAGAAAATGGTGCTGGTAAGTCCACTTTGATGAAAATTTTAAGCGGCGTGTATCAAGCCGATGAAGGAACCTTTCTCATCGATGGTCAGCCGGTGTCTATTACGTCTCCGCAGGAAGCCATGGCCCGGGGAATTGGCATTATACATCAGGAACTTAGCTTAATTCCACATCTATCCATTCGGGAAAACATTTTTCTGGGAAGAGAGAAAGTTCATCCCATAACCAAAAAAATCGATTGGCATTACCTAAGCCAAGAAAGTGAAAAACGACTGGCTGAACTGGGAATCACCGACATTGATGTCACCCGTCCGGTGAAAAACCTAAGCATTGGAATTCAGCAGATGGTAGAAATTGCCAGAATACTATCCATGAATTGTCGAATCATTATCATGGATGAACCAACAGACGCACTGACACCGCAGGAAGCCAAGACCTTGTTTCAGGTGATCAATGCCTTACGGAAAGCAGGGAAAGGCATTATTTACATCAGTCATAAGCTGGAAGAAATTTTTGAAATTGCTGATCGGATCCATGTTTTACGAGACGGCAGCCATGTGGATACTAAAGCCGTGTCAGAAGTGAACACGGATCAACTGATTCATATGATGGTGGGTCGAAACCTGGAAGATAAATTTCCCTGGGTAGCCCCCAAACCAGAAAATCCCATTTTGGAACTCAAAAACGTTACAGCACCGGGTCATGTTTATGACATTGATCTGGTAGCCAGAAAGGGAGAAGTACTTGGCATTTTCGGATTGATGGGAGCCGGGCGTACAGAACTTTGCAAAACCATTTTTGGGGTTTATCCCTACGAAGGCGAAATACAGTTGGAAGGCTGTCCTGTAAAGATCAAAAAACCAAAAGACGCCATCGATAAGGGAATCGTTTACCTATCAGAAAACAGAAAGTCAGAAGGCCTTTTTCTGGACCACGAAGTATATCGCAATGTAACACTGGCCTCTCTGGGCGAACTTACCACCGCTACTGGTCGGTTAAAAAAAGCAGAAGAGAAAAAAGCCGTCCGTGAATACGTTGATAAACTTCGGGTGAAAACCCCTACCATTGCTCAAAAAGTGAAAAACTTAAGCGGTGGCAATCAGCAAAAATTGGTTTTTGCCAAATGGTTAATGACCAATCCCAAAGTATTGATTTTAGATGAACCCACCAGAGGGGTAGATGTAGGAGCAAAAGTAGAAATCTATCATCTGATTAATGAACTGAAACAAAAAGACGTGACCATTATCATGATCTCTTCCGAACTGCCAGAAGTCATGGGCATTAGCGACCGAATTCTTACGATGCATAAAGGACGGATCACCGGAGAGTTTCATCATGAAGAAGCCACTCAGGAAAAAATTATGGAACGTGCTGTAGGAGGGATTTCGTGA
- the rbsD gene encoding D-ribose pyranase: MKKAALINSHISGVIAEMGHTERLTIVDAGFPVGDQVKRIDLALKKDVPGFMETLEAVLTELQVEEVTIANETKEINPVFYEEMLSCLKKHNPKIHIREVIHENLKLEAAKSKAIVRTGEYTPFANVILKSGVVF, translated from the coding sequence ATGAAAAAAGCAGCCTTAATCAACAGCCATATTTCCGGCGTTATTGCCGAAATGGGTCACACGGAGAGATTAACCATTGTGGATGCCGGTTTTCCTGTAGGAGATCAGGTAAAACGCATCGATTTGGCATTGAAAAAAGATGTGCCGGGATTTATGGAGACCCTGGAAGCTGTTCTTACCGAATTACAGGTGGAAGAAGTCACCATTGCCAATGAAACCAAAGAAATCAATCCGGTTTTTTATGAAGAAATGCTGAGCTGTCTTAAAAAGCATAATCCAAAGATCCATATTCGGGAAGTGATTCATGAAAACCTTAAATTGGAAGCCGCTAAATCCAAAGCCATTGTCAGAACCGGAGAATATACACCTTTTGCCAATGTTATTCTGAAATCCGGCGTGGTGTTTTAA
- a CDS encoding LacI family DNA-binding transcriptional regulator — translation MITIKDIAKKAGVSITTVSQVLNRKEIGIKKETKERILRIAEELDYKPNYLARGLITKKTNTLGLIIPDITNPFFPQVVRAIEDTGNHRNYNIILCNTDNNQEKEKLYLEILQKKYVDGIILTSSTRTTKDHGILLEKLKLPLVLLDRAAASPFDFPSVYTCGYQGVMLGVNYLLKQGHRKIAYLSGPETSLVGKERLEGYMAALQNFGLTVNPQLIYYGDYKAETGEKGINELLEKDRNFTAVMAANDLMAVGAMRSIKNRQLKVPEDISVLGFDNIQISRLIDPALTTIHQPSYEMGKKATDMLIRLIEGKELEKRQVVLKPELLIRESVAERRSQPSP, via the coding sequence ATGATTACTATTAAAGATATTGCAAAGAAAGCGGGCGTTTCCATTACAACGGTTTCTCAGGTGCTAAACCGAAAAGAAATTGGTATCAAAAAGGAAACCAAGGAGCGCATTTTAAGGATAGCCGAAGAATTGGACTACAAGCCCAACTATTTGGCCCGAGGACTCATTACCAAAAAGACGAACACCCTTGGCCTTATTATTCCCGATATCACCAATCCCTTTTTTCCCCAGGTGGTTCGGGCTATCGAAGACACCGGAAATCATCGAAACTACAATATTATTCTTTGCAATACAGATAATAATCAGGAAAAAGAAAAGCTCTATTTAGAGATTTTACAGAAAAAATATGTGGATGGCATTATTTTAACCAGCTCCACCCGTACCACAAAAGATCATGGCATCTTATTAGAAAAACTAAAATTACCGCTGGTATTACTGGATCGGGCGGCTGCCAGCCCCTTTGATTTTCCAAGTGTTTATACCTGTGGGTATCAGGGTGTGATGCTGGGGGTCAATTATTTACTGAAGCAAGGTCATCGGAAAATAGCCTACCTCTCTGGTCCGGAAACCTCTCTGGTTGGAAAAGAAAGGCTGGAAGGATACATGGCCGCCCTTCAGAATTTTGGACTAACCGTCAATCCACAGCTTATATATTACGGAGACTATAAAGCCGAAACCGGCGAAAAAGGCATCAACGAACTATTAGAAAAAGACCGAAACTTTACGGCCGTCATGGCGGCCAACGATTTAATGGCCGTCGGAGCCATGCGATCCATTAAAAACCGTCAACTGAAAGTACCGGAAGATATTTCCGTACTGGGTTTTGATAATATTCAGATTTCCAGACTGATCGATCCGGCCTTAACCACCATCCATCAACCTTCCTATGAGATGGGAAAAAAGGCTACGGATATGTTAATTCGCTTAATAGAAGGAAAAGAGCTGGAAAAAAGGCAAGTGGTTTTAAAACCAGAACTGCTGATCAGAGAGTCTGTAGCCGAAAGAAGAAGCCAACCGTCCCCTTAA